One segment of Phaeacidiphilus oryzae TH49 DNA contains the following:
- a CDS encoding MMPL family transporter — translation MTSSNAPTPEPDAGSGSASGAGSGAGSATGPGTGPGAGRGSGLRPGAARLAAALCGRRGKWAVLALWIAALVVLGPLAGKLSGAENNETASWLPAGAESTQVLKLEQHFGIGDTASAVVLYTRSPAVTPADRAKAAADARSFARLHNLTGEVTGPVSSADGQALVTTVPIDTSGNGFRDLKPTVDAISSTAGTGAAPGLTLHITGPAGYGADEGKVFKDIDTTLLYSSAGVVVFLLLVTYRSPILFVLPLLAVAAALFASQAVIYLLAAHAGLTVNAQSDGILIVLVMGAGTDYALLLTARYREQLRLRADRHEAMAHALRGATPAVSASAGTVSLGMLCLMAASVRSTSSLGPVCAIGVAIALLSMLTLLPALLVATGRWAFWPRVPRYGSADPTATGFWSGVGARISRRPRLTWITTALILAVFALGATTLKADGLTNAGLFTDTPESVVGERVLAAHYPAGSGVPVLVVSKADSARTAAAVRAALARTPGVTGTTPSRLRDGYALTTGTLTAPPDSPAAHDTVDRVRDAVHAVPGAEAKTGGNTAIQLDLQRANRHDELLVLPLILGTVLLILAGLLRAVVAPLVLTATVVLSYFSALGLSSLAFDHLFHWHAEDGGYPLYVFVFLVALGVDYNIFLMTRVREESRGPGGTRAGARAGLAATGGVITSAGLILAGTFGLLGTLPLVAFAEVGFAVAVGVLIDSLVVRSVLVVALTTDLGRRIWWPSRLSRPPALPPGPGG, via the coding sequence ATGACGTCCAGCAACGCTCCCACGCCCGAACCTGACGCCGGGTCCGGTTCCGCCTCCGGCGCCGGCTCCGGCGCGGGCTCCGCCACGGGCCCAGGCACCGGCCCCGGCGCCGGCCGCGGTTCCGGGCTCCGCCCCGGCGCCGCCCGGCTGGCCGCGGCCCTCTGCGGCCGCCGGGGCAAGTGGGCGGTGCTCGCGCTGTGGATCGCCGCCCTGGTGGTGCTCGGCCCGCTGGCGGGCAAGCTCAGCGGGGCGGAGAACAACGAGACCGCGAGCTGGCTCCCGGCCGGCGCCGAGTCCACCCAGGTGCTGAAGCTGGAACAGCACTTCGGTATCGGCGACACCGCCAGTGCCGTCGTCCTCTACACCCGCAGCCCGGCCGTCACCCCGGCCGACCGCGCCAAGGCCGCCGCGGACGCCCGCTCCTTCGCCCGCCTCCACAACCTCACCGGCGAGGTGACCGGACCCGTCTCTTCCGCGGACGGGCAGGCGCTGGTCACCACGGTGCCGATCGACACCAGCGGCAACGGCTTCCGCGACCTCAAGCCCACCGTCGACGCCATCAGCTCCACCGCGGGCACCGGCGCCGCGCCCGGCCTCACCCTCCACATCACCGGCCCGGCCGGCTACGGCGCCGACGAGGGGAAGGTCTTCAAGGACATCGACACCACCCTCCTCTACTCCAGTGCCGGGGTGGTGGTGTTCCTGCTGCTGGTCACCTACCGCAGCCCGATCCTCTTCGTCCTCCCCCTGCTCGCCGTCGCCGCCGCGCTCTTCGCCTCCCAGGCCGTCATCTACCTCCTCGCCGCCCACGCCGGGCTCACCGTCAACGCGCAGAGCGACGGCATCCTGATCGTCCTGGTGATGGGCGCCGGCACCGACTACGCCCTGCTGCTGACGGCCCGTTACCGGGAGCAGCTGCGGCTGCGCGCGGACCGGCACGAGGCGATGGCCCATGCGCTGCGCGGGGCCACGCCGGCGGTGAGCGCCAGCGCCGGCACGGTCAGCCTCGGGATGCTCTGCCTGATGGCCGCGAGCGTCCGCTCCACCAGCTCGCTCGGGCCGGTCTGCGCGATCGGGGTCGCGATCGCCCTGCTGTCGATGCTCACCCTGCTGCCGGCGCTGCTGGTGGCCACCGGCCGCTGGGCGTTCTGGCCGAGGGTGCCGCGGTACGGGTCCGCCGACCCGACCGCGACCGGCTTCTGGTCGGGCGTCGGGGCGCGGATCTCCCGGCGGCCGCGCCTCACCTGGATCACCACCGCGCTGATCCTGGCCGTCTTCGCGCTGGGCGCCACCACGCTCAAGGCGGACGGGCTCACCAACGCGGGGCTGTTCACCGACACGCCGGAGTCGGTGGTGGGGGAGCGGGTGCTGGCCGCCCACTACCCGGCCGGGTCGGGGGTGCCGGTCCTGGTCGTCTCCAAGGCGGACTCGGCCCGCACCGCCGCCGCCGTCCGGGCCGCGCTGGCCCGCACTCCTGGTGTCACCGGCACCACTCCGTCCCGGCTCCGCGACGGCTACGCCCTGACGACCGGAACACTCACCGCGCCCCCTGACAGTCCGGCCGCCCACGACACCGTCGACCGGGTCCGCGACGCCGTCCACGCGGTGCCCGGCGCGGAGGCGAAGACGGGCGGCAACACCGCCATCCAGCTCGACCTCCAACGCGCCAACCGGCACGACGAGTTGCTGGTGCTGCCGCTCATCCTGGGGACGGTGCTGCTGATCCTCGCCGGACTGCTGCGGGCGGTGGTGGCGCCGCTGGTGCTCACCGCCACCGTGGTGCTCTCCTACTTCTCCGCGCTCGGCCTGAGCTCGCTCGCCTTCGACCACCTCTTCCACTGGCATGCGGAGGACGGCGGCTATCCGCTCTACGTCTTCGTCTTCCTGGTCGCCCTCGGGGTGGACTACAACATCTTCCTGATGACCCGGGTGCGCGAGGAGTCCCGCGGCCCCGGCGGCACCCGCGCCGGGGCGCGGGCCGGGCTCGCCGCCACGGGGGGCGTCATCACCTCCGCCGGCCTCATCCTGGCCGGCACCTTCGGCCTGCTGGGAACGCTGCCGCTGGTCGCCTTCGCCGAGGTGGGCTTCGCGGTCGCGGTCGGGGTGCTGATCGACTCGCTGGTCGTCCGCTCGGTCCTGGTGGTCGCCCTCACCACGGACCTCGGCCGGCGCATCTGGTGGCCCTCCCGGCTCTCCCGGCCACCCGCCCTGCCGCCCGGGCCCGGTGGGTGA
- a CDS encoding PadR family transcriptional regulator, producing the protein MSVPLTLLGLLEREPRHGYDLKRDYDAFFARGKPLPYGQVYSTLGRLARDGKIVAGEAEPGDGPERKRYVITETGATEFETWLGEPVAPEPNLQTVLFTKVVLALMLGRDAQHYLDAQRRAHLQRMRELTELRRSGPLVDALLADHGLFHLEADLRWIELTTGRLDSLAAEVNA; encoded by the coding sequence ATGAGCGTTCCCCTGACCCTTCTGGGACTGCTTGAGCGGGAGCCGCGGCACGGCTACGACCTCAAGCGCGACTACGACGCCTTCTTCGCCAGGGGCAAGCCCCTGCCGTACGGACAGGTCTATTCCACGCTGGGTCGGCTGGCCCGGGACGGGAAGATCGTGGCCGGGGAGGCCGAGCCCGGCGACGGGCCCGAGCGCAAGCGCTACGTCATCACCGAGACCGGCGCGACCGAGTTCGAGACCTGGCTTGGCGAACCGGTCGCCCCCGAGCCCAACCTCCAGACGGTGCTCTTCACCAAGGTGGTGCTGGCCCTGATGCTCGGCCGGGACGCCCAGCACTACCTGGACGCCCAGCGCCGCGCCCACCTCCAGCGGATGCGCGAGCTCACCGAACTCCGGCGCAGCGGACCACTGGTGGACGCGCTCCTCGCCGACCACGGCCTCTTCCACCTGGAGGCGGACCTGCGCTGGATCGAGCTGACCACCGGCCGTCTGGACTCCCTCGCCGCGGAGGTGAACGCATGA
- a CDS encoding ABC transporter ATP-binding protein, which translates to MTALLSARDLALSFGETPALRGATVEVEAGEVLAVMGPSGSGKSTLLHCLAGILTPDSGEVVFDGRRLDTMNENERSALRRDTFGFVFQFGQLVPELTAEENVALPLLLSGARRAAALAEARPWFGRLGLDGLERRRSGELSGGQAQRVALARGLVARPKVLFADEPTGALDSLTGEQVMELLVGSARAEGSTVVLVTHEPRVAAYADREVLVRDGKASPLTTGRLAS; encoded by the coding sequence ATGACCGCACTGCTGTCCGCGCGGGACCTCGCCCTCTCCTTCGGCGAGACCCCGGCCCTCCGCGGAGCCACCGTCGAGGTCGAGGCCGGCGAGGTGCTCGCGGTGATGGGCCCGAGCGGGTCGGGCAAGTCCACCCTGCTGCACTGCCTGGCCGGCATCCTCACCCCGGACTCCGGCGAGGTGGTCTTCGACGGCCGGCGGCTGGACACCATGAACGAGAACGAGCGCAGCGCGCTGCGCCGGGACACCTTCGGCTTCGTCTTCCAGTTCGGCCAGCTGGTACCGGAGTTGACCGCGGAGGAGAACGTGGCACTGCCCCTGCTCCTCTCCGGCGCCCGCCGGGCCGCCGCCCTCGCCGAGGCCCGGCCGTGGTTCGGCCGGCTCGGCCTGGACGGCCTGGAGCGCCGCCGCTCCGGCGAGCTGTCCGGCGGCCAGGCCCAGCGGGTGGCGCTGGCCCGCGGCCTGGTGGCCCGGCCCAAGGTGCTCTTCGCCGACGAGCCGACCGGGGCGCTTGACTCGCTCACCGGCGAGCAGGTGATGGAGCTGCTGGTCGGCTCGGCGCGGGCGGAGGGCAGCACCGTCGTCCTGGTCACCCACGAGCCCCGGGTCGCCGCGTACGCGGACCGCGAGGTGCTGGTCCGGGACGGCAAGGCCAGCCCGCTGACGACGGGACGGCTGGCCTCATGA
- a CDS encoding ABC transporter permease: MTAVIAFAARLAVTGGRVAVARLVMIAAAVAIGTGMLLSTFAGMHAVDSSNQRRTWLDSGAAARAHQDSGRTGPADPLWWWAHDDYYDGKSLTEVDVAATGASSPVPPGLRRVPGPGEYYASPALARLIRDTPADQLGDRFPGRLAGTLGEAGLPSPDSLIAVIGRTPAQIKGAPGARTVTSIATAVPSVCANDCFDRGVRGDAMTLILSVVAGALIFPVLIFIGTATRLSTAAREQRYAAMRLVGATPRQVAVISAVESALAAAAGTALGFAVYAALRPLVAGIPLTGQRFFAADLAIGPLQAVGVALGVPLAAAVAARLALRRVSVSPLGVSRRVTPRPPRIWRLLPLAAGLAELVFFLGRRPATGEEQAAAYLPGFLLVMLGLVLAGPWLTMAAARAVALRTRRPAALIGVRRLADDPKAGFRAISGLIVALFVTTATVGIIGTIGQYRSSLNGDAQTRTAVEAGDVGRGAPLGSVPARLLAEMRAIPGVRGIAQVRADPRRTGLPALGVPELGPAPTVVSCADLAEIRMIGHCPAGADYAAVDVFAFGSLVSHADRQWHPASISATAAARLPVQLLYVTTDGSRAAMERVRTLFTTAFPFQQARMVSDEGEELQQEMVGWRQLADVVLMTTLPIAGCSLAVSVVVGLSERRRPFAMLRLTGAPLRLLRRVVAFESALPLLVVSALAIGTAFAASELFLSSQMHYDLRSPDLLYYVLVALGLVAALGIIASTLPLLKRLTGPESARNG, from the coding sequence ATGACCGCGGTGATCGCCTTCGCCGCCCGGCTGGCCGTCACCGGCGGCCGGGTGGCCGTGGCCCGGCTGGTCATGATCGCCGCCGCGGTGGCGATAGGCACCGGAATGCTGCTGTCCACCTTCGCCGGGATGCACGCGGTGGACAGCTCCAACCAGCGCCGGACCTGGCTGGACAGCGGAGCCGCGGCCCGCGCCCACCAGGACTCCGGCCGGACGGGCCCGGCGGACCCGCTGTGGTGGTGGGCCCACGACGACTACTACGACGGCAAGAGCCTCACCGAGGTCGACGTCGCCGCCACCGGTGCCTCCTCGCCCGTGCCGCCCGGGCTCCGCCGGGTCCCCGGCCCCGGGGAGTACTACGCCTCGCCGGCCCTCGCCCGGCTGATCCGCGACACTCCGGCGGACCAGCTCGGCGACCGGTTCCCCGGCCGCCTCGCCGGCACCCTCGGGGAGGCCGGACTGCCCTCCCCGGACTCCCTGATCGCGGTCATCGGCCGAACCCCCGCGCAGATCAAGGGCGCCCCGGGGGCCCGCACGGTGACGTCGATCGCCACCGCGGTCCCCTCCGTCTGCGCGAACGACTGCTTCGACCGGGGCGTCCGCGGGGACGCCATGACCCTCATCCTCTCCGTGGTCGCCGGCGCGCTGATCTTCCCGGTGCTCATCTTCATCGGCACCGCGACCCGGCTCTCCACCGCCGCCCGCGAGCAGCGGTACGCGGCGATGCGACTGGTCGGCGCCACACCCCGGCAGGTCGCGGTGATCTCGGCGGTGGAGTCGGCGCTCGCGGCCGCCGCCGGGACGGCGCTCGGCTTCGCGGTGTACGCCGCGCTGCGCCCGCTGGTCGCCGGCATCCCGCTCACCGGGCAGCGGTTCTTCGCCGCCGACCTGGCGATCGGGCCGCTGCAGGCGGTGGGCGTCGCCCTCGGCGTGCCGCTGGCCGCGGCGGTGGCCGCCCGGCTCGCGCTGCGCCGGGTCTCGGTCTCCCCGCTGGGGGTGAGCCGGCGGGTGACGCCGCGCCCGCCGCGGATCTGGCGGCTGCTGCCGCTGGCGGCCGGCCTGGCGGAGCTGGTCTTCTTCCTGGGGCGCCGCCCGGCGACCGGCGAGGAGCAGGCCGCCGCCTATCTGCCCGGCTTCCTGCTGGTGATGCTCGGCCTGGTGCTGGCCGGCCCGTGGCTGACCATGGCGGCCGCCCGCGCGGTGGCCCTCCGCACCCGCCGTCCGGCCGCGCTGATCGGGGTGCGCCGGCTGGCCGACGACCCCAAGGCCGGGTTCCGCGCCATCAGCGGTCTGATCGTGGCGCTGTTCGTGACGACGGCGACGGTCGGCATCATCGGCACCATCGGTCAGTACCGCAGTTCGCTCAACGGGGACGCGCAGACCAGGACCGCCGTCGAGGCCGGAGACGTCGGACGGGGCGCGCCGCTCGGCAGCGTGCCGGCGCGGCTGCTGGCCGAGATGCGGGCGATCCCCGGCGTGCGCGGCATCGCCCAGGTCCGGGCCGATCCCAGGCGGACCGGCCTGCCGGCGCTCGGGGTGCCGGAGTTGGGGCCCGCCCCGACGGTGGTCTCCTGCGCGGACCTGGCGGAGATCCGCATGATCGGCCACTGCCCGGCCGGGGCGGACTACGCGGCCGTCGACGTGTTCGCCTTCGGCAGCCTGGTCTCGCATGCGGACCGGCAGTGGCACCCGGCCTCCATCAGCGCGACGGCCGCCGCGAGACTGCCCGTGCAGCTGCTGTACGTGACCACCGACGGGTCGAGGGCCGCCATGGAGCGGGTGCGGACGCTGTTCACCACGGCCTTTCCCTTCCAGCAGGCCCGGATGGTCAGCGACGAGGGCGAGGAGCTCCAGCAGGAGATGGTCGGCTGGCGGCAGTTGGCCGACGTGGTGCTGATGACCACGCTGCCGATCGCCGGGTGCAGCCTGGCGGTCAGCGTCGTCGTGGGCCTCTCCGAGCGCCGCCGCCCGTTCGCGATGCTCCGGCTGACCGGGGCGCCGCTGCGGCTGCTGCGTCGGGTGGTGGCCTTCGAGAGCGCGCTGCCGCTGCTGGTCGTCTCCGCCCTCGCGATCGGCACCGCCTTCGCCGCCTCGGAGTTGTTCCTGAGCTCCCAGATGCACTACGACCTGAGGTCGCCCGACCTCCTCTACTACGTCCTGGTCGCCCTGGGCCTGGTGGCGGCGCTGGGCATCATCGCCTCCACCCTCCCCCTGCTGAAGCGCCTCACCGGTCCGGAGTCCGCCCGCAACGGCTGA
- a CDS encoding DinB family protein: MTTTERTDVPPTWGERAHLETFLDYTRATAVAKCEGLSPDDARRAPLPASPLMTVCGLISHLRWVDCHWVEVMFLGGEPTGMLALMTPEDPDPEMRLAVETPLPELLAAYQEQSARYRRLLAGHDLDTPAKRPLDDGEPINLRWILHHLIEETARHNGHLDILRELLDGVTGV; the protein is encoded by the coding sequence ATGACCACGACCGAACGCACGGACGTCCCGCCCACCTGGGGCGAGCGGGCGCACCTGGAGACCTTCCTCGACTACACCCGGGCCACCGCGGTGGCCAAGTGCGAGGGGCTGTCGCCGGACGACGCCCGCCGGGCCCCGCTTCCGGCCTCACCCCTGATGACCGTCTGCGGACTGATCAGCCATCTGCGCTGGGTGGACTGCCACTGGGTGGAGGTGATGTTCCTGGGCGGGGAGCCGACGGGGATGCTGGCCCTGATGACCCCCGAGGACCCCGACCCCGAGATGCGGCTGGCGGTCGAGACGCCGCTTCCCGAACTCCTCGCGGCCTACCAGGAGCAGAGCGCCCGGTACCGGCGGCTGCTGGCCGGCCACGACCTGGACACCCCGGCCAAGCGGCCCCTGGACGACGGTGAGCCGATCAACCTCCGCTGGATCCTCCACCACCTCATCGAGGAGACCGCCCGCCACAACGGCCACCTCGACATCCTCCGCGAACTCCTGGACGGGGTCACCGGAGTGTGA